From one Trueperella pyogenes genomic stretch:
- a CDS encoding diacylglycerol/lipid kinase family protein — protein sequence MKVGCALNPMSGKGRSDGYRSILREVLDKYPVEMQWLPVGTRDEAYQAMHDATHSGAIDALIIVGGDGFIHNAVNAVGDSGVPLGIVAAGSGNDIAREFGLPIHCVHDSIHQIAASLLTRHYRDVDVMEITWEGGCERALAIVSVGIDANVNLRTNKMTWPKGNLRYARALPGTILDYEPFGLRLTMDGHVHEGTMSLLSVANTRFFGGGFCISPDALPDDGLLDVVLTPGLRLAEFGSLVPKLLLYRHLKDPRVHLYRTTQVRIEQAACGAALPTIMADGEEICQAPATITLLAKALRLVM from the coding sequence ATGAAGGTCGGATGTGCACTGAACCCGATGTCGGGGAAGGGGCGTAGCGACGGGTATCGCAGCATTTTGCGCGAGGTGCTGGACAAGTATCCGGTTGAGATGCAATGGCTGCCTGTGGGGACACGTGACGAGGCTTACCAGGCCATGCATGATGCCACCCACTCGGGTGCCATCGACGCGCTGATCATTGTGGGAGGAGACGGTTTTATTCACAATGCGGTCAACGCTGTGGGGGATTCGGGCGTACCTTTGGGGATCGTGGCGGCCGGATCGGGCAACGACATCGCGCGCGAGTTCGGGCTTCCTATCCACTGCGTCCATGATTCCATCCACCAGATCGCGGCCTCGCTCTTGACACGCCATTACCGCGATGTCGACGTCATGGAGATCACCTGGGAGGGCGGATGTGAACGCGCGCTTGCGATCGTGTCTGTGGGCATCGACGCTAACGTCAACCTGCGCACGAACAAGATGACGTGGCCGAAGGGGAATCTCCGTTATGCGCGAGCGCTTCCCGGCACCATCCTCGACTACGAGCCCTTTGGCCTGCGCCTGACGATGGACGGACACGTCCACGAGGGCACGATGTCGTTGCTGTCGGTGGCCAATACGCGCTTCTTTGGCGGCGGCTTTTGCATCTCGCCGGATGCGCTTCCCGACGACGGTCTGCTCGACGTCGTTCTCACCCCCGGTCTGCGCCTGGCGGAGTTTGGCAGTTTGGTTCCGAAACTGCTCCTGTATCGCCATCTCAAGGATCCGCGCGTCCATCTGTATCGCACCACGCAGGTGCGAATCGAGCAGGCCGCGTGTGGAGCTGCACTCCCGACGATTATGGCCGATGGTGAGGAGATTTGCCAGGCGCCAGCCACTATCACGCTACTTGCGAAGGCATTAAGGCTGGTCATGTGA
- a CDS encoding DUF3866 family protein, protein MKWQYAQIVSERNSWGAAVEFNARLCDGSLVRALAYVPQVGRPQPGDTVLVTSATHDRALGTGGFVMIVANPERLPDFEPGPGHIVKARYTPMQYMVLGVDEQESAHHDLLREADSIYGMPVVAADLHSALPAIVAGIHVARPEAKIAYIMTDGGALPAWFSQTAHRLREDGHILGTITAGQAYGGELEAVNIYTALLAARLVWDADIAVITQGPGNLGTDTRWGFSGTALGEALNAVHVLGGVPIAALRASEADPRERHLGISHHSLTVLTRVVHAPCTVVVPMLSGLAPAIQSTIAAQLAMLSAEHLTLVRHPADHLAQALATPPAPLSTMGRRYEEDSLSFLAAAAAGEYAGRIL, encoded by the coding sequence ATGAAGTGGCAATATGCGCAAATCGTATCCGAACGCAATTCATGGGGAGCAGCCGTTGAGTTCAACGCACGCCTATGCGATGGCTCCCTCGTGCGCGCGCTCGCCTATGTGCCTCAAGTAGGCCGCCCACAACCGGGAGACACGGTCCTCGTCACATCCGCCACACACGATCGCGCCCTGGGAACAGGCGGCTTCGTCATGATTGTCGCCAATCCTGAGCGCTTGCCAGATTTTGAACCTGGTCCGGGCCACATCGTCAAAGCGCGCTATACACCGATGCAGTACATGGTTTTGGGGGTCGATGAACAAGAGTCCGCCCACCACGACCTCCTGCGCGAGGCCGACTCCATCTATGGCATGCCAGTCGTCGCCGCGGATCTCCATTCAGCGCTTCCCGCTATCGTCGCGGGCATCCACGTTGCTCGGCCGGAGGCAAAAATTGCTTATATCATGACCGACGGCGGCGCGCTACCTGCCTGGTTCTCACAGACAGCCCATCGGCTCCGCGAAGATGGGCACATCCTCGGCACAATCACCGCCGGGCAAGCCTATGGCGGTGAGCTTGAAGCCGTCAACATCTACACTGCCCTGCTCGCGGCCCGCCTCGTATGGGATGCCGATATCGCGGTCATCACGCAGGGTCCAGGCAACCTCGGCACGGATACGCGCTGGGGGTTTTCCGGAACTGCGCTGGGCGAAGCCCTCAACGCCGTGCACGTACTCGGCGGCGTCCCTATTGCCGCCCTGCGTGCTTCCGAGGCAGACCCGCGCGAACGACACCTCGGCATCTCCCACCACTCCCTGACCGTCCTCACACGGGTGGTTCACGCGCCATGCACCGTCGTCGTCCCCATGCTCAGCGGCTTAGCCCCGGCCATACAATCGACTATAGCCGCACAGCTGGCCATGCTATCAGCCGAGCACCTCACTCTCGTGCGGCACCCAGCTGATCACCTCGCCCAGGCCCTCGCTACACCTCCGGCCCCCTTATCAACAATGGGCCGCCGCTACGAGGAGGATTCTTTGTCCTTCCTCGCCGCGGCGGCCGCAGGAGAATACGCCGGGCGGATTCTTTGA
- a CDS encoding polyprenol monophosphomannose synthase → MKVVICIPTYNERESLPGMLDRTRVAVPEADILVIDDNSPDGTGEYADTRAGEDPHIHVLHRQAKEGLGRAYLEGFTWAIRHGYTHVCEMDADGSHRPEQLPDLLKRADAPDKPDLVIGSRWTAGGQVVNWPKYREALSRGGNLYIKMWLDLPVKDATAGFRVYRTDSLGHLDFTAVESKGYFFQVDMTLKMRDLGARIVEVPISFMERTAGTSKMSGSIIQEAFVRATRLGIERRSAQLKNLRTRL, encoded by the coding sequence ATGAAAGTAGTCATCTGCATTCCTACGTACAACGAACGTGAATCGCTTCCGGGCATGTTGGATAGGACGCGCGTTGCAGTCCCGGAGGCCGACATATTGGTGATAGACGATAATTCCCCCGACGGCACGGGCGAGTACGCAGACACCCGCGCGGGGGAGGACCCTCATATTCACGTCCTTCATCGCCAGGCTAAGGAAGGCCTGGGGCGCGCCTATTTGGAGGGCTTTACTTGGGCAATTAGACACGGTTACACGCATGTGTGCGAGATGGACGCAGACGGCTCCCATCGCCCTGAACAACTTCCTGACCTGCTTAAGCGTGCGGACGCGCCTGATAAGCCCGATCTAGTCATCGGTTCTCGCTGGACTGCGGGTGGGCAAGTGGTGAACTGGCCAAAATATCGCGAAGCACTCTCGCGCGGCGGAAATCTCTATATCAAGATGTGGCTGGATCTACCCGTTAAAGACGCGACAGCCGGATTTCGCGTCTACCGCACGGACAGCCTGGGGCACCTAGATTTTACGGCAGTGGAATCCAAGGGATATTTCTTCCAGGTGGACATGACGTTAAAGATGCGAGATCTAGGCGCGCGGATCGTGGAAGTTCCCATTTCTTTCATGGAGCGCACCGCGGGTACATCGAAGATGAGCGGAAGCATCATCCAGGAGGCGTTTGTGCGCGCCACGCGACTCGGAATAGAGCGGCGCAGCGCGCAACTAAAAAACCTGCGAACGCGGCTTTAA
- the lnt gene encoding apolipoprotein N-acyltransferase codes for MIKILLAFLGGLSLWLANPPVGLWIFAFVAIALLWLAVRGKAMAAAFGLGWIWGVAFFFPHVAWASVATGTVLAQVALAVVQGAFYGIVGALWALLSRERDNRLSYVWLRVIGAAGIFLAVEELRSMWPYGGLPWGRLAFAFAHSHLVNLAPWGSTALVGGVAVMVGVLAATAIRMSGLGEITAVVAILAFVIVPVILPTGGRASGSLNVAIVQGNTPSRDAHNRALVVTENHVRATRELIETSDLKPDLILWPESASDRDIRTDRAAGDLVFTMVEELGIPLVMGTQEYIADGRYNDVLVIEPGAGITARYSKQHPVPFGEYIPHRDFFRQFSDAVDLVSTDMLAGTGQATVEVSSLGVTLAVPICFEVAYTDIVAQAIPDSQLLVIPTNNASFGTTALSSQQFAMTQFRAVEHGRTAIQVSTSGISGVATAHGVVYETNLFTTDARVAKVALHNTTTFATRTAGERTVAVYVLGALGAILALYTAYRGRS; via the coding sequence GTGATCAAAATCCTTCTCGCATTCCTCGGCGGATTGTCCTTATGGCTAGCCAACCCGCCCGTCGGATTGTGGATCTTTGCCTTTGTCGCTATCGCACTACTATGGCTAGCCGTACGTGGCAAGGCAATGGCAGCCGCATTCGGCCTGGGATGGATCTGGGGAGTGGCATTCTTCTTCCCGCATGTTGCGTGGGCTAGCGTTGCTACCGGCACTGTCCTTGCCCAGGTTGCGCTCGCCGTAGTGCAAGGCGCTTTCTATGGGATCGTGGGAGCGCTGTGGGCATTGCTCTCGCGTGAGCGAGACAATCGGCTCAGCTATGTTTGGCTGCGCGTCATCGGCGCAGCTGGCATCTTCCTCGCCGTCGAAGAGTTGCGCTCAATGTGGCCGTACGGCGGCCTGCCGTGGGGTCGGTTGGCGTTCGCCTTTGCACATTCGCATTTGGTTAATCTTGCGCCTTGGGGCTCGACTGCGTTGGTCGGCGGCGTCGCCGTCATGGTGGGCGTTTTAGCCGCAACCGCGATACGGATGTCGGGCCTGGGCGAGATCACTGCGGTGGTCGCGATTCTCGCCTTTGTTATCGTACCTGTTATCCTCCCGACGGGCGGGCGTGCATCTGGGAGTTTGAACGTCGCAATCGTGCAAGGAAATACGCCATCTCGTGATGCGCACAACCGCGCCCTCGTCGTGACTGAGAATCACGTTCGTGCCACCCGCGAACTGATTGAGACCAGCGACCTGAAACCAGACCTTATCTTGTGGCCTGAGTCTGCCTCTGACCGCGATATTCGAACAGATCGTGCCGCCGGCGACCTCGTCTTCACGATGGTCGAGGAGCTCGGCATCCCGCTCGTCATGGGCACGCAAGAGTACATCGCAGATGGCAGGTATAACGACGTACTCGTTATTGAGCCGGGTGCTGGCATCACCGCACGTTACTCTAAACAACATCCGGTTCCGTTTGGAGAGTACATTCCGCACAGGGACTTCTTTCGACAGTTCAGCGACGCCGTCGATCTCGTCTCCACCGACATGCTGGCCGGGACGGGCCAAGCGACCGTTGAAGTCAGCTCACTCGGCGTCACCTTAGCAGTGCCCATTTGCTTTGAAGTTGCTTATACCGATATCGTCGCGCAGGCAATTCCCGACAGCCAGCTGCTCGTCATCCCTACGAATAACGCCAGCTTTGGCACCACGGCCTTGTCGTCCCAGCAGTTCGCCATGACGCAGTTCCGCGCCGTCGAGCATGGGCGCACGGCCATTCAGGTTTCCACGTCAGGTATTTCTGGAGTGGCAACCGCCCACGGCGTCGTCTACGAAACGAATCTATTTACCACAGACGCGCGGGTGGCTAAAGTCGCTCTCCACAACACCACCACATTTGCCACGCGTACGGCTGGTGAACGCACGGTGGCTGTCTATGTTCTTGGTGCGCTTGGGGCTATTCTTGCCTTATACACTGCATATCGAGGACGGTCATGA
- a CDS encoding helix-turn-helix transcriptional regulator, translating to MKESRTVSERRFSLLVALRRGHPTIRDILAMPAYSGIAPANAQRYVERDLEELRDLGYQIDVDSEHRYILADHNISVDGSDVEMSILRSLLATKGSSQAFVAAQSAVTKLLSSGQASGEQSHLIAHIPSGDAALAIAPALQRRRRIAFFYRSTRSMEPARYVVEPLRLEVHFDAFYLRGYQLSGGAGSEPGMRMYKLDRVEGEVTILEEAISHELDPSFVSTLSPVDAVVRISRDLPLRVQAAHLEEIGGEMELSLNGIDRAHLYEDLMFYGLDARLTGPGEVRADFISRLEHLAGLAQEGELDG from the coding sequence ATGAAGGAATCGCGCACGGTGAGTGAACGCCGTTTTTCTCTCCTCGTTGCGTTGCGGCGAGGTCATCCGACAATTCGGGATATTCTCGCTATGCCCGCATACTCCGGTATAGCCCCGGCCAATGCACAACGCTACGTGGAACGCGATCTGGAAGAGCTTCGCGATCTGGGCTACCAAATCGACGTCGATTCTGAACATCGCTACATCCTGGCTGACCACAACATCTCGGTCGATGGCAGCGACGTGGAGATGAGCATTCTGCGTTCTCTGTTGGCAACCAAGGGCTCGTCGCAGGCTTTTGTTGCGGCGCAGTCCGCTGTGACGAAGTTGCTCTCGTCCGGGCAGGCGAGCGGCGAGCAGAGCCATCTCATTGCCCACATTCCCTCTGGCGACGCCGCGCTGGCCATCGCCCCAGCCCTTCAACGACGCCGTCGAATCGCATTTTTCTATCGCTCAACTAGGAGTATGGAGCCAGCTCGATATGTTGTTGAGCCGCTGCGACTCGAAGTCCATTTTGATGCGTTTTACTTGCGCGGCTACCAACTGAGCGGGGGAGCGGGCAGCGAGCCGGGTATGCGCATGTACAAGCTTGACCGTGTGGAAGGGGAGGTGACGATTCTAGAGGAGGCAATCTCTCACGAACTCGATCCTTCTTTCGTCTCGACGCTGAGCCCGGTCGACGCCGTCGTGCGGATATCGCGGGATCTGCCGCTGCGCGTTCAGGCCGCCCACCTCGAGGAGATTGGCGGCGAAATGGAACTGAGCCTGAACGGTATTGATCGTGCTCACCTCTATGAGGATCTGATGTTTTACGGCCTCGACGCGCGCCTGACAGGCCCAGGCGAAGTGAGGGCGGACTTTATTTCCCGCCTGGAGCACCTAGCGGGTCTTGCACAGGAGGGTGAGCTCGATGGCTGA
- a CDS encoding RNA polymerase-binding protein RbpA, with protein MAERSLRGMKIGAHSLESDSGVAFVARREENYRCEDGHAFTVTFAEDAEAPLTWECRCGKRADLIGVSDGEDESKPLKPQRTHWDMLLERRTEEELQMLLDEHLKLLRAGKLYKRRH; from the coding sequence ATGGCAGAACGTTCACTGCGCGGAATGAAGATCGGCGCACACTCACTCGAATCTGACTCCGGCGTCGCATTCGTCGCGCGTCGTGAGGAAAACTATCGCTGCGAGGATGGACACGCCTTCACCGTCACCTTTGCTGAAGACGCCGAGGCGCCCTTGACCTGGGAATGCCGGTGCGGAAAACGCGCCGACCTCATCGGCGTTAGCGACGGCGAAGACGAATCCAAGCCGCTCAAGCCGCAGCGCACGCACTGGGATATGTTGCTCGAACGGCGCACAGAGGAAGAACTTCAAATGCTCCTTGACGAGCACTTGAAGCTGCTTCGCGCGGGCAAGCTTTACAAACGTCGTCACTGA
- a CDS encoding DEAD/DEAH box helicase, producing the protein MIAENFIDRNRARGIDLDDFQLEAIAALGNNRDVLVSAPTGAGKTVVAEYAVELALARSLRCIYTAPIKALSNQKYRDLAEEIGHEHVGLLTGDQTINRDADILVVTTEVLRNMLFHHDDIVNDIGYVVLDEVHYLADEFRGPVWEEIILQLPAHVRLVSLSATISNVEEFSSWLSSVRGPTEVIVSTTRPVPLVQHVAIQRRLEPLFVGERISPRLIQAHETPHGYRRRQTSFARRKRVLKQLQDHDLLPAIEFVFSRKGCDRAVADLLDSGLTLTNCAQQRQILARLNSLRAELSDEDQRAIRFNFWAKAMTRGFAAHHAGMFPALKELAEDLMDEGLLKLVYATGTLALGIDMPVRTVVLEDLQRWNGADFVALTATEYTQLIGRAGRRGKDKVGHAVVLDTDDLDIAALADLGSGRVEPLHSAFFPSYNSVVNLLAFHTYEDARALMGTSFAQYQRNAELGEVRGRIARIRARLDTLETELSEECRAGDVPEYLRLRRRSERASKAERKRAKREYQQKMADSWAAARTSRLYAFARSGELDYGVVLSVGAKLRMVNLNAEMIWLRENELSSELRDLGTIPLPFGMSPKNPQVRADIAEVMWRAVGERIELGTDRDLTGSWDRFAVRETDKLAAHPVHHCPDLAAHVERGAEFTSLLANLEALEKESEAFDDSVAKEFDATAAVLARLGYLQPAQSGRTDAGLVKLAAGAAMLRGIHNEADLLIVMSLGEAAFAELSAQDFAGVCSAFLCDRRLGVDVPATPALRSAWQAIERNRQFLEAIEDKHGIERTVQPYPGGMEAFTAWAGGADLESVLSMGLVVGDFISANRRLIDLLGQIAQVAPSEYLRDIAGQARELIRRWEWL; encoded by the coding sequence ATGATCGCCGAGAACTTCATTGATCGGAATCGTGCTCGGGGCATTGATTTAGATGATTTCCAGCTCGAGGCGATTGCAGCGCTCGGGAATAACCGCGATGTCCTGGTCAGCGCGCCGACGGGGGCCGGCAAAACCGTCGTCGCCGAGTATGCGGTCGAACTCGCGTTGGCCCGTTCTTTGCGCTGCATCTACACCGCGCCGATCAAGGCCCTTTCGAACCAAAAGTATCGAGATCTAGCTGAGGAGATTGGCCACGAGCATGTGGGTCTGCTCACTGGCGATCAGACGATTAATCGTGACGCCGACATCCTCGTAGTGACGACCGAAGTCCTGCGCAATATGCTGTTCCACCACGATGACATCGTCAACGATATCGGCTATGTCGTCCTTGACGAGGTTCATTACCTCGCCGATGAGTTCCGCGGCCCTGTGTGGGAAGAGATTATCTTGCAGCTGCCCGCGCATGTGCGTCTCGTTTCGCTGTCCGCCACGATTTCGAATGTGGAGGAGTTTTCCAGCTGGCTCAGTTCCGTCCGCGGCCCGACCGAGGTCATTGTCTCCACCACGCGCCCGGTGCCACTTGTGCAGCATGTTGCCATCCAACGCCGCCTCGAACCGCTGTTCGTGGGGGAGCGCATCTCACCGCGCCTTATCCAAGCCCATGAAACGCCGCACGGATACCGACGCCGCCAGACGAGCTTCGCCCGCCGCAAGCGCGTCCTTAAACAGCTTCAAGACCACGATCTTTTACCGGCGATCGAGTTTGTATTCTCGCGCAAGGGTTGCGACCGCGCCGTCGCCGATCTGTTAGATTCCGGCCTGACGCTCACGAACTGCGCCCAACAACGCCAGATTCTCGCTCGCTTAAATAGTCTTCGCGCCGAACTTTCGGACGAAGACCAGCGTGCTATTCGCTTTAACTTTTGGGCTAAGGCGATGACGCGCGGATTTGCTGCCCACCATGCTGGCATGTTCCCCGCGCTTAAAGAGCTCGCGGAAGATCTTATGGACGAGGGCCTGCTTAAACTCGTCTACGCGACTGGCACGCTTGCACTCGGGATCGACATGCCCGTGCGCACGGTCGTGCTCGAGGATCTGCAACGCTGGAATGGCGCGGATTTCGTTGCATTGACCGCTACCGAATACACCCAGCTTATTGGCCGCGCTGGTCGACGTGGCAAGGATAAGGTCGGCCACGCCGTTGTGCTCGATACCGACGACCTGGATATCGCTGCGCTCGCCGATCTCGGCTCAGGCCGGGTAGAACCTCTGCACTCGGCATTTTTCCCGTCGTACAACTCGGTCGTAAACCTACTGGCGTTCCACACTTACGAGGATGCTCGAGCGCTCATGGGCACCTCCTTTGCTCAATACCAGCGCAATGCCGAGCTTGGCGAGGTGCGCGGCCGGATCGCCCGTATCCGCGCACGCCTCGATACTCTCGAAACTGAGCTTTCCGAAGAGTGCCGCGCGGGCGATGTGCCGGAGTATCTGCGTCTGCGACGGCGATCCGAGCGGGCGAGCAAAGCCGAGAGGAAAAGAGCAAAACGCGAATACCAGCAAAAGATGGCTGACTCCTGGGCTGCGGCGAGGACCAGCCGACTCTACGCATTCGCACGATCTGGCGAGCTGGATTACGGCGTCGTACTCTCCGTAGGGGCAAAGTTACGTATGGTCAACCTCAACGCCGAGATGATCTGGTTGCGTGAAAACGAACTCTCCTCCGAGCTGCGCGACCTTGGGACGATTCCGCTGCCGTTCGGGATGTCGCCGAAGAATCCGCAGGTGCGAGCCGACATCGCCGAAGTCATGTGGCGGGCTGTGGGGGAGCGAATCGAGCTGGGAACTGACCGGGACCTGACGGGTTCCTGGGATCGTTTTGCCGTGCGAGAAACAGATAAACTCGCCGCGCATCCCGTCCACCACTGCCCAGACCTCGCCGCTCACGTCGAACGCGGCGCTGAGTTTACTTCGCTCCTTGCCAACCTGGAAGCGTTGGAAAAAGAGTCAGAGGCGTTCGACGACTCGGTAGCCAAGGAATTTGATGCAACCGCCGCCGTGCTCGCGCGGCTGGGATATCTCCAGCCTGCGCAGAGTGGACGAACCGATGCGGGCCTGGTGAAACTCGCTGCCGGCGCGGCAATGCTACGTGGGATCCACAACGAGGCCGATCTACTAATCGTGATGTCTCTCGGTGAGGCAGCATTCGCTGAGCTATCCGCGCAGGACTTTGCCGGCGTGTGCTCAGCGTTTCTGTGCGATCGTCGCCTGGGCGTCGACGTGCCGGCTACACCAGCCTTACGCTCAGCCTGGCAAGCAATCGAACGCAACCGGCAATTCCTCGAAGCTATCGAGGACAAGCACGGGATTGAACGAACTGTGCAGCCTTATCCTGGAGGTATGGAAGCCTTCACCGCATGGGCAGGTGGCGCAGATCTCGAATCTGTTCTCAGCATGGGCCTGGTGGTGGGAGATTTTATCTCTGCCAATCGGCGTCTGATTGACCTGCTCGGTCAGATTGCACAGGTTGCCCCATCTGAGTATCTGCGTGACATTGCAGGCCAAGCCCGTGAGCTGATCCGAAGGTGGGAGTGGCTGTAG
- a CDS encoding MerR family transcriptional regulator yields MLFGGQVPDLDTETGYRGPAVCRALGITYRQLDYWDRIGLVSPSIRSAKGSGSQRLYAFRDILVLKVVKRLLDTGVSLQQIRAAIGQLTEYGVEDLAAVTLMSDGASVYLCTSDDEVIDLIQGGQGVFGIAVGKVWREVEGELSELPTERAESAPVDELAARRAAKRNAI; encoded by the coding sequence ATGCTCTTTGGTGGCCAGGTGCCGGATCTGGACACCGAAACTGGTTACCGCGGCCCTGCGGTATGTCGCGCTTTAGGTATCACCTATCGTCAGCTCGATTATTGGGATCGTATCGGCCTTGTCTCGCCGTCTATTCGGTCTGCGAAAGGGTCTGGTTCGCAGCGCCTTTACGCTTTTCGGGACATCCTCGTGCTCAAAGTCGTCAAGCGTTTGCTCGACACCGGGGTGTCTCTGCAGCAAATACGGGCAGCGATCGGACAACTCACCGAGTACGGGGTGGAGGATCTTGCAGCGGTCACGCTCATGAGCGATGGCGCCTCGGTCTACTTGTGCACATCTGACGATGAGGTGATCGACCTCATCCAAGGGGGGCAGGGCGTGTTCGGCATCGCCGTCGGCAAGGTCTGGCGCGAGGTGGAGGGCGAGCTTTCAGAGCTGCCAACCGAGCGCGCAGAAAGTGCTCCGGTGGATGAATTGGCGGCTCGCCGAGCCGCCAAGCGGAATGCGATTTAG
- a CDS encoding helix-turn-helix transcriptional regulator produces MADLTVSRKIAILAYLDRGASTLGEMATHFHTTPARMRRELSELFVMEIPNAGYFESPVDIAIPDDDDGEVRLIANDTRTSPSLSLAEVLTLMAVLDDHLGVVDASTRAHLLRLRQRVVQASAQAGYGAALWPAPSVNAREITDCLTAAMRQRRLIELTYLKAGADLHLFDDVVTVAPVSLTTGARPRLVAAKDGQLRTYRLDRIVSCSALSETFTQRLDANIRAQFANNDGFSGEHVTICCTPAARWVVETLPVDSFVERDGNYEITLTVRSLAWLRTLLIRMGSSVIRVEPAHIAREIAAQAKQYLEEA; encoded by the coding sequence ATGGCTGATCTGACCGTATCCCGTAAAATCGCCATTTTGGCCTATCTCGATCGTGGTGCGAGCACACTTGGCGAGATGGCCACACACTTTCACACCACGCCCGCGCGCATGCGCCGTGAGTTGTCCGAGCTCTTTGTCATGGAGATACCCAACGCAGGCTACTTCGAGTCTCCCGTGGATATCGCGATACCGGACGATGACGACGGTGAAGTCAGACTCATTGCCAACGACACTCGAACCTCGCCCTCGTTATCGCTCGCCGAAGTCTTGACCCTGATGGCCGTCCTTGACGACCACCTCGGCGTCGTCGATGCTTCTACCCGTGCCCACCTGCTTCGGCTGCGTCAGCGTGTTGTCCAGGCGAGCGCGCAGGCGGGATACGGCGCTGCGTTGTGGCCCGCGCCATCGGTCAATGCCCGCGAGATAACCGACTGCCTGACAGCAGCTATGCGGCAGCGGCGGCTTATCGAACTGACCTATCTTAAGGCGGGGGCGGATCTGCACCTGTTTGATGACGTGGTCACGGTTGCCCCCGTTTCCCTCACGACCGGGGCGCGTCCACGGCTGGTAGCGGCCAAGGATGGCCAACTTCGCACCTATCGACTCGATCGGATAGTCAGCTGCTCGGCGCTCAGCGAGACGTTCACCCAGCGTCTTGACGCTAATATCCGCGCGCAATTTGCGAACAACGATGGGTTCAGCGGCGAGCACGTGACGATCTGCTGCACTCCGGCTGCCCGTTGGGTAGTCGAGACCCTTCCAGTGGATTCTTTTGTCGAGCGTGACGGCAATTATGAAATCACCCTAACTGTGAGATCCCTCGCTTGGCTACGCACGCTCCTCATCCGTATGGGCAGTTCCGTCATACGCGTTGAACCGGCACACATCGCGCGCGAGATCGCCGCCCAGGCCAAACAGTATCTAGAGGAGGCCTAA
- the ftsR gene encoding transcriptional regulator FtsR: MTPLLKRVGSEELPSSWPQDVSHEPTLKIGEVTSHLRQEFPFLAASKIRYFESQGLIEPYRTDSNQRIFSLADLERLRFILVEQRDRYVPLPQIKEMLAQLDSGRATQEHPGKLRALASDVDVRPTPGTRIHKDELAALTGASLAEIDQLIAAGMITLDARGRMTAHAVDIVRYGKMLADAGMDIRGLRQVKNSAHAHATNVVGQLATERARNTPVAKERVVNESAEMATMMTNLYRALLAENIDVQLR; this comes from the coding sequence ATGACTCCTCTGTTAAAGCGAGTGGGGAGCGAGGAGCTTCCCAGTTCTTGGCCACAGGACGTCTCCCATGAGCCGACGCTAAAGATTGGCGAGGTCACTTCGCACCTGAGGCAGGAGTTTCCGTTCCTAGCGGCTTCGAAGATTCGCTACTTTGAGTCCCAAGGGCTGATTGAGCCCTATCGCACTGATTCGAATCAGCGTATTTTTTCTCTTGCGGATCTTGAGCGGTTGCGCTTTATCCTGGTCGAGCAACGTGACCGCTATGTTCCGTTGCCGCAGATCAAGGAGATGCTCGCGCAGCTTGACTCGGGACGGGCCACCCAGGAACATCCGGGAAAGTTGCGCGCTCTGGCTAGTGACGTCGACGTTCGTCCGACTCCAGGGACCCGCATCCATAAGGATGAGTTAGCGGCGCTGACGGGTGCTTCTTTGGCGGAGATCGATCAGCTCATAGCGGCCGGCATGATCACTTTAGATGCGCGCGGGCGTATGACAGCGCACGCCGTCGACATCGTCAGATATGGGAAGATGCTTGCGGACGCGGGCATGGATATTCGAGGCCTTCGGCAGGTGAAGAATTCCGCACATGCCCATGCCACAAATGTGGTGGGTCAGCTTGCAACAGAGCGTGCCCGCAACACGCCGGTTGCCAAGGAACGCGTGGTCAACGAATCTGCTGAAATGGCTACCATGATGACTAATCTCTATCGCGCGCTGTTGGCTGAGAATATTGACGTGCAGCTGCGTTAG